From Panicum hallii strain FIL2 chromosome 2, PHallii_v3.1, whole genome shotgun sequence, a single genomic window includes:
- the LOC112882568 gene encoding UPF0613 protein PB24D3.06c has protein sequence MTSPPASTSWFSGLARASSMAGGVASAPASSASLPDAPAAAARSVVAAAAGAGAGAAGGKRKQLHGALFKYGPKSAQVAFRTGDFNHQVIFIGGLTDGLLATDYLEPLSIALEVEKWSLVQPLLSSSYSGYGISSLEQDALELDQLISYLINKENSEGVILLGHSTGCQDIVHYMRTNFACSKAVSGVILQAPVSDREYRATLPETAEMIDLAAKMISEGRGMDLMPREANPDAPITAYRYHSLCSYMGDDDMFSSDLSEDQLRQRLGHMSTTQCQVIFSMGDEYVPEYVDKKALVDRLCRALGGAEKVEIEWGNHALSNRVQEAVRAIVDFVKREGPKGWDDPWS, from the exons atgacctcgccgccggcctccacctCCTGGTTCTCCGGCCTCGCGCGCGCCTCGTCCATGGCCGGCGGCGTCGCCTCCGCCccggcctcctccgcctcgctccccgacgcgcccgccgccgccgccaggtccgtggtcgccgccgccgccggcgcgggcgcgggcgctgcCGGGGGCAAGCGGAAGCAGCTGCACGGGGCGCTATTCAAGTACGGGCCCAAGTCCGCGCAG GTAGCATTCAGAACTGGTGATTTTAACCATCAGGTGATCTTCATTGGTGGCCTCACAGACGGACTGTTAGCTACTGA CTACTTGGAACCATTGTCTATTGCATTGGAGGTTGAGAAATGGTCCTTGGTCCAGCCATTGCTTTCTTCATCATACAGTGGATATGGAATTTCCAGCTTAGAGCAA GATGCATTGGAACTAGATCAGCTTATCAGTTACTTAATAAATAAGGAAAATTCTGAAGGAGTAATATTGCTTGGTCACAGTACAGGTTGCCAG GATATTGTGCATTATATGCGCACAAACTTTGCTTGCTCAAAAGCAGTTTCTGGGGTCATTTTGCAG GCCCCAGTAAGTGACAGGGAATATAGAGCAACTCTTCCAGAAACAGCTGAAATGATAGACCTGGCAGCAAAAATGATTAGTGAGGGTCGTGGAATGGATTTGATGCCTAGAGAAGCAAACCCAGATGCTCCCATTACTGCCTACAG GTACCATTCCCTTTGTTCATATATGGGTGATGACGACATGTTCAGTTCAGATCTAAGTGAAGATCAGCTGAGGCAGAGACTTGGTCATATGTCAACCACACAGTGTCAG GTGATTTTTTCAATGGGGGACGAATATGTCCCTGAATATGTTGATAAGAAGGCTCTAGTAGACAG GCTATGTAGAGCGCTGGGAGGCGCAGAGAAAGTTGAAATAGAATGGGGAAACCATGCTCTGTCCAATAGAGTGCAAGAGGCAGTTCGGGCCATTGTAGATTTTGTTAAGAGGGAGGGGCCCAAAGGTTGGGATGATCCATGGAGCTAG
- the LOC112880463 gene encoding nitrate regulatory gene2 protein-like — protein MGCGPSKEDAEVGAASRCRDRKNLLRAAVQARHALAGAHAGHAAALRNVGAALSDYAAGEADRHDAAVVPRSASAAAALGAQGAAAAAALKALPPPPLDAVLPPPPPPGAGEGEAPAPLQRSMSAPDIPLQPPIRKARSGEAPIMEEEDGEGEGDAAGEDDQPRRRRREEDDAQLPPPPPPPPANVPPPSRSPPPVPAPEAGRGKQAPREGSFLNEYIFGSHDDAMPPPPPPMLDTAAESSWAAERREPAPPREPEKQPLQQQPPEEVAEGKRLAVEPAARRAATQKASRKAEGKKARIAMVTPQPVRLGDILRKLDEHFLKASEAAHEVSKMLEAARMHYHSNFAEKRGFVDHSARVMQVITWNRSFKGIPQPQSVKNELDDDEWETHATVLDKLLAWEKKLCHEVKEFEVIKVTYQRKLAVLNRKKQRGVSSSSIEKTKSIVSHLHTKYIVDSQTMESTIAEINCLRDQQLYPKLLELVKGLWHMWDVMYAQHKLQLRIITELKSSDISVAARQTSEQHHERTVQLWNVVQEWHTQFDKFVTYQKEYVGSLYSWIKLNVIPIDTNLKPNSSQPQETTPPIKRLLHGWHDMLEKLPDDAAKKAIHMFAEVVNTILVQQEDELKLRIKIEETRRDLEKKRRQFDDWAQKNWDRGASIPDDNNPGRADPAAERKAVVDRVETALKDLEDQYKTQCRVVRDKSLNLLRSNLPELFRVVSDFSLQSAGYFKGLWSMAQTNDQLDD, from the exons ATGGGGTGCGGCCCGTCCAAGGAGGACGCGGAGGTCGGGGCGGCGTCGCGGTGCCGGGACCGGAAGAATCTGCTGCGGGCGGCCGTGCAGGCGCGCCACGCGCTGGCGGGGGCGCACGCGGGCCACGCCGCGGCGCTGCGCAACGTCGGGGCCGCGCTCTCCGACTACGCCGCGGGGGAGGCCGACCGCCACGACGCCGCCGTCGTGCCgcgctccgcctccgccgcggccgcgctcggcgcccagggggcggcggccgcggcggcgctcaaggcgctcccgccgccgccgctcgacgccgtgctcccgccgcccccgccgccgggcgccggcgAGGGCGAGGCCCCCGCGCCGCTGCAGCGGTCCATGAGCGCGCCCGACATCCCGCTGCAGCCGCCCATCCGGAAGGCCCGCTCCGGGGAGGCGCCCATcatggaggaggaggacggcgagggcgagggcgaCGCCGCCGGGGAGGACGACcagccgcggcgccggcgcagggaggaggacgacgcgcagctcccgcccccgcccccgcccccgccggcgaACGTCCCGCCTCCCTCGCGCTCCCCGCCGCCAGTGCCCgcgccggaggcgggccgcggCAAGCAGGCGCCGCGGGAGGGGAGTTTCTTGAACGAATACATCTTCGGCTCCCACGACGAcgccatgccgccgccgccgccgcccatgcTGGACACCGCCGCCGAGTCGTCGTGGGCGGCCGAGCGGAGggagcccgcgccgccgcgcgaaCCCGAGAAGCAGCCtctgcagcagcagccgcccgAGGAGGTGGCCGAAGGCAAGCGGCTGGCGGTGGAGCCCGCGGCGCGCCGGGCGGCGACGCAGAAGGCGTCGAGGAAGGCGGAGGGCAAGAAGGCCAGGATCGCCATGGTCACGCCGCAGCCGGTCAGGCTGGGCGACATCCTGCGCAAGCTCGACGAACACTTCCTCAAGGCGTCCGAGGCCGCGCACGAGGTGTCCAAGATGCTCGAGGCTGCACGGATGCACTACCACTCCAACTTCGCCGAGAAGCGAG GATTTGTGGACCATTCTGCAAGAGTGATGCAAGTCATCACTTGGAATCGCTCATTTAAAGGGATCCCCCAACCACAAAGTGTCAAGAATGAGTTGGACGATGATGAATGGGAGACACATGCTACCGTACTCGATAAGTTGCTTGCATGGGAGAAAAAATTATGCCATGAAGTGAAG GAGTTCGAGGTTATCAAAGTGACATATCAACGAAAACTAGCTGTTCTAAACAGGAAAAAGCAACGTGGTGTTAGTTCTTCATCAATCGAGAAGACCAAGTCCATAGTTAGTCACTTGCACACAAAATATATAGTTGATTCACAAACAATGGAGTCAACCATTGCAGAAATTAACTGCCTAAGAGATCAGCAGCTTTACCCGAAGCTCCTTGAACTAGTGAAGGG GTTGTGGCACATGTGGGACGTTATGTACGCTCAACACAAACTACAGCTAAGGATCATCACAGAGCTCAAATCTTCTGATATCTCGGTTGCTGCACGGCAAACAAGTGAGCAACACCATGAGCGAACTGTGCAGTTGTGGAACGTTGTTCAGGAGTGGCACACACAGTTTGACAAGTTTGTGACATATCAGAAGGAGTATGTAGGAAGCCTCTACAGCTGGATCAAGCTAAATGTAATCCCCATCGATACCAACCTGAAGCCAAACTCGTCTCAGCCACAAGAGACCACACCTCCAATCAAGAGGCTGCTGCATGGTTGGCATGATATGCTTGAGAAGCTCCCAGACGATGCTGCAAAGAAGGCCATACACATGTTTGCGGAGGTGGTGAACACGATCCTAGTTCAGCAGGAGGATGAACTGAAGCTGAGGATAAAAATCGAGGAGACTAGGAGGGATCTTGAGAAGAAGAGAAGGCAGTTCGATGACTGGGCGCAGAAAAATTGGGACAGAGGGGCAAGTATTCCTGATGACAACAATCCTGGGCGTGCTGACCCAGCGGCGGAACGGAAAGCCGTGGTAGATAGGGTGGAGACTGCACTGAAGGACCTGGAAGATCAGTATAAAACCCAATGCAGGGTAGTCAGGGATAAGTCCCTCAATCTCCTCCGGTCGAACCTGCCGGAGCTTTTCCGCGTCGTGTCAGACTTCTCCCTCCAGTCAGCAGGGTATTTCAAGGGCTTGTGGTCGATGGCGCAAACAAATGACCAGCTGGATGATTGA
- the LOC112880464 gene encoding chloroplast stem-loop binding protein of 41 kDa a, chloroplastic → MAFAAAAASTATALASGRLSAASSARPRRASSRPSFSLSASPRAVAARRRAAPAARAAVSVRAEAKKSVLVVNTNSGGHAVIGFYVAKELLAAGHAVTVLTVGDEGSDKMKKPPFSRFSELTSAGGKTVWGDPADVAAAVGGASFDVVLDNNGKDLDAVKPVVDWAKSSGVGQFLFISSAGIYKPTEEPPHVEGDAVKESAGHVGVEKYIAEQFGSWASFRPQYMIGSGNNKDCEEWFFDRIVRGRPVPIPGNGMQLTNIAHVRDLSSMLALAVESPGAAAGRIFNCVSDRAVTLDGMARLCAAAAGAAVEIVHYDPAAAGVDAKKAFPFRNMHFYAEPRAAKEVLGWASTTNLAEDLKERYAEYAGSGRGDKAMTFDLDDKILAAVGKAPAGVSV, encoded by the exons AtggccttcgccgccgccgcggcctccacGGCCACCGCACTCGCGTCCGGCCGCctctccgccgcctcctccgcgcgaCCGCGCCGGGCCTCCTCGCGGCCGTCGTTCTCCCTGAGCGCGTCCCCGCGCGCGGTGGCCGcaaggcggcgcgcggcgccggcggcccgcGCGGCGGTCTCGGTGCGCGCGGAGGCCAAGAAGAGCGTGCTGGTCGTCAACACCAACAGCGGCGGGCACGCCGTCATCGGGTTCTACgtcgccaaggagctgctcgCCGCCGGGCACGCCGTCACCGTGCTCACCGTCGGGGACGAGGGCTCCGACAAGATGAAGAAGCCGCCCTTCTCCCGCTTCTCG GAACTGACGAGCGCCGGCGGGAAGACGGTGTGGGGCGACCCGGCGGACGTCGCTGCGGCCGTCGGCGGCGCGTCGTTCGACGTCGTGCTCGACAACAACGGCAAGGACCTCGACGCCGTCAA GCCGGTGGTGGACTGGGCGAAGTCGTCCGGCGTGGGGCAGTTCCTGTTCATCAGCAGCGCCGGCATCTACAAGCCGACCGAGGAGCCGCCGCACGTCGAGGGG gacgCTGTGAAGGAGAGCGCGGGGCACGTGGGCGTGGAGAAGTACATCGCGGAGCAGTTCGGCAGCTGGGCGTCGTTCCGGCCGCAGTACATGATCGGCTCCGGCAACAACAAGGACTGCGAGGAGTGGTTCTTCGACA GGATCGTGCGGGGGCGGCCGGTGCCGATCCCGGGCAACGGGATGCAGCTGACCAACATCGCGCACGTCCGGGACCTCTCCAGCATGCTGGCGCTCGCCGTGGAGAgccccggcgcggcggcggggaggatcTTCAACTGCGTCTCCGACCGCGCCGTGACGCTGGACGGCATGGCGAGGCtgtgcgcggcggccgcgggcgccgccgtggAGATCGTCCACtacgaccccgccgccgccggcgtcgacgCCAAGAAGGCCTTCCCCTTCCGCAACATG CATTTCTACGCGGAGCCCCGGGCGGCGAAGGAGGTGCTGGGGTGGGCGAGCACGACGAACCTGGCGGAGGACCTCAAGGAGCGCTACGCCGAGTACGccggcagcggccgcggcgACAAGGCCATGACCTTCGACCTCGACGACAAgatcctcgccgccgtcgggAAGGCGCCGGCCGGCGTCAGCGTGTAG
- the LOC112882290 gene encoding nudix hydrolase 16, mitochondrial-like, whose protein sequence is MCDLVARTGRHLQRYEDGRRLVAGCIPFRYRDIKDEQKKLVEVLMINSQSGPGLLFPKGGWENDETVEEAAAREAIEEAGVRGDLVKLLGFYDFKSKQPEGMCRAAVFALHVKEELASWPEQSTRQRSWLTVPEAAERSRHPWMQEALVTGFSAWLENWSNGGGCVDRSER, encoded by the exons ATGTGCGATCTGGTGGCCCGCACGGGCCGGCACCTGCAGCGCTACGAGGACGGCCGTCGCCTTGTGGCCGG GTGCATACCGTTCAGATATAGAGACATTAAAGATGAACAAAAGAAACTTGTTGAAGTTCTCATGATCAACTCCCAAAGTGGACCTGGTCTTCTGTTTCCAAAG GGAGGATGGGAGAATGATGAGACTGTTGAAGAGGCAGCTGCACGAGAAGCTATCGAAGAAGCTGGAGTTCGAGGAGATTTAGTG AAACTGTTGGGCTTCTATGATTTCAAGAGCAAGCAACCCGAAGGTATGTGCAGAGCTGCTGTCTTTGCGCTGCATGTGAAGGAAGAGCTGGCCTCCTGGCCTGAACAGAGCACCCGGCAGAGGAGTTGGCTCACAGTTCCTGAGGCAGCAGAGCGGAGTCGTCATCCATGGATGCAAGAAGCCCTTGTTACAGGCTTCTCTGCCTGGCTTGAGAACTGGAGCAATGGTGGTGGCTGTGTGGACCGAAGCGAAAGATGA